Proteins from one Penaeus vannamei isolate JL-2024 chromosome 8, ASM4276789v1, whole genome shotgun sequence genomic window:
- the LOC138862352 gene encoding dual specificity testis-specific protein kinase 1-like, producing MTSPQEREVRAAASLAGFDLGRLTEQFGAMAESFERDGNDPQQAATLSLTQMCLLHGLPILTQQQGDAARGTNPTYLGKGFFGSAFLNREEALVVKVTSDAASIVLEAKALTLLKDEPRVQQIVGICPERSSLVTRYGGPTLKEQLPSFSSEHKAFIAAQLTQTVQAIHAKGISHRDLKASNVCVDASQGHAEVIVIDFGICSH from the coding sequence ATGACCTCGCCTCAAGAGCGCGAGGTGCGAGCTGCAGCCTCTCTGGCTGGCTTCGACCTCGGCCGCCTGACGGAGCAGTTCGGGGCCATGGCAGAATCCTTCGAGAGGGACGGGAACGACCCACAGCAGGCGGCGACGCTGAGCCTGACGCAGATGTGCCTCCTGCACGGGCTGCCCATCCTGACGCAGCAGCAGGGTGACGCCGCAAGAGGCACGAACCCGACGTACCTGGGGAAGGGCTTCTTCGGCAGCGCCTTCCTCAACCGGGAGGAAGCCCTGGTCGTCAAGGTCACGTCCGACGCCGCCTCGATCGTCCTCGAGGCCAAAGCCCTGACGCTGCTCAAGGACGAGCCTCGCGTCCAGCAGATCGTGGGCATCTGTCCCGAGCGGTCGTCGCTGGTCACCAGATACGGCGGACCGACGCTCAAGGAGCAGCTGCCGTCCTTCTCCTCGGAGCACAAAGCTTTCATCGCAGCTCAACTGACGCAGACCGTGCAGGCCATTCACGCCAAGGGAATCTCGCACAGGGACCTCAAAGCCAGCAACGTCTGCGTCGACGCGAGCCAAGGACACGCCGAAGTCATCGTCATCGACTTCGGCATTTGCTCGCATTAG